Proteins from one Candidatus Cloacimonadota bacterium genomic window:
- the tcmP gene encoding three-Cys-motif partner protein TcmP, translating into MATHNIVTYPGKPYYACKYEEQTKIKHQVFASYFDTWVKIVGKDSPLNFIDCFGGCGLYDDNGNLQPGSPIIAAQIIEQNAISLKRDCCVTILDIDKNCTDNIPQAFKLFNCNCSYELINADFEAYINTELAMLEAKGKTLSPTFFLIDPYGYKIKLETIKRLMSVKNSEVYFNFMFNAVNRGISSGKVDNTMDELFGCTEWRDCQQLHGIEREACIVDLIRNQFKQFSRYVLPYRICFPSIDRTYFYMIHLTNHVRGCEIMKACFAELNHGKIEYIGKNQNQSFIFDLIEDPVQEIESYISTNFKNSRESFDELLDKMIDTTPYLGKDISSAVLSLYNRQLANIRRVSSKRQSSKPTKKDIIEIY; encoded by the coding sequence ATGGCAACTCACAACATTGTTACATACCCAGGAAAGCCCTATTATGCATGCAAGTACGAGGAGCAGACCAAGATCAAACATCAAGTCTTCGCTTCGTACTTCGACACATGGGTCAAAATCGTTGGTAAAGATAGCCCTCTAAACTTCATTGATTGTTTTGGTGGTTGTGGGCTATATGATGATAATGGTAACCTACAACCAGGTAGTCCTATCATCGCAGCCCAGATTATTGAGCAGAATGCTATCTCTCTCAAAAGAGATTGTTGTGTTACAATACTTGATATTGATAAGAATTGCACGGATAACATTCCTCAGGCCTTCAAACTATTTAATTGCAATTGCAGTTATGAGTTAATCAACGCCGATTTCGAAGCATACATCAATACCGAGCTTGCTATGTTAGAAGCTAAAGGAAAAACACTTAGTCCCACATTCTTTTTGATAGATCCATATGGGTATAAAATCAAGCTAGAAACAATAAAACGCCTTATGTCTGTAAAAAACAGCGAAGTTTATTTCAATTTTATGTTCAATGCCGTTAATAGAGGCATCAGTTCAGGTAAAGTTGACAATACAATGGATGAACTTTTCGGCTGCACTGAATGGAGGGATTGCCAACAGCTTCATGGAATTGAACGAGAAGCGTGCATTGTAGACTTGATAAGGAACCAATTCAAGCAGTTCTCGAGATACGTCCTCCCATACAGGATATGTTTTCCATCGATAGATCGGACTTACTTTTATATGATTCATTTGACTAACCATGTAAGAGGATGTGAGATTATGAAGGCATGTTTTGCCGAGTTGAATCATGGAAAGATAGAGTATATTGGTAAAAATCAGAATCAGAGCTTCATTTTCGATCTAATTGAAGATCCTGTCCAAGAGATCGAATCATATATTAGCACTAATTTCAAGAATTCCCGAGAGTCATTCGATGAGTTACTTGATAAAATGATAGATACAACACCATATCTTGGCAAAGACATATCTTCTGCAGTATTAAGTCTATACAACAGACAGTTGGCGAATATTAGGCGTGTTTCATCGAAGAGGCAAAGCAGTAAACCGACCAAAAAAGACATAATTGAGATTTACTAA
- a CDS encoding radical SAM protein produces the protein MIRKTLLYKTGVEYGDYTINHVLGCSHGCTYPCYAFMMARRFGRIKDYQDWLEPKLVENAIDLLRKEIPKKQKSIKSVHLCFTTDPFMYGHPEVTELSLEIIKLLDHYGIKCTALTKGVLPHELSKFDRKHEWGISLVSFDEDFRKQYEPFSIDYPTRLASMKSLHDLDCKTWVSIEPYPTPNIVEQDLRSLL, from the coding sequence ATGATAAGAAAAACCTTGCTTTACAAAACAGGTGTTGAGTACGGAGATTATACCATCAACCATGTCTTAGGATGCTCACATGGCTGCACTTATCCCTGTTATGCATTTATGATGGCTCGCAGATTTGGCAGGATAAAAGACTATCAAGATTGGCTGGAACCCAAGCTCGTTGAAAATGCTATTGATCTGTTAAGGAAAGAGATCCCAAAGAAGCAGAAAAGCATTAAGTCTGTGCATCTTTGCTTTACCACCGACCCATTTATGTATGGACATCCTGAAGTAACTGAATTGAGCCTTGAAATCATCAAGCTACTGGATCATTATGGTATAAAATGCACAGCACTTACTAAAGGAGTTCTCCCTCACGAGCTTTCTAAGTTTGATAGAAAGCATGAATGGGGCATTTCTTTAGTTTCTTTCGATGAAGACTTTAGAAAGCAGTATGAGCCATTTTCTATAGATTATCCCACGCGCTTGGCAAGCATGAAGAGCTTGCATGACTTGGATTGTAAAACATGGGTGAGCATAGAGCCATATCCTACGCCCAATATAGTTGAGCAAGACCTGAGATCACTACTTAG